ACATGGGACTACTTTGCAAAGCCAGAAAGCATTTACCACTGAATGTGTTGCCATTTTTTGGAACACAATAACCTGTGTAAACTGTTTATGAAATAAACACAATTCAATACTTGTGATAAAAAAGAATCAGTTAATATATTTGCTATGCCAAATAACACAACTAGATTAGAGTTTAGAATGACAATTGTTTGCTTTACACTTGCAATGTTTTGCTGCAAATAACagtttcataaaaatattaaatatttgccTACTGTGAAAAGTATTACAAAGTAAAATTAAACCCTAAAATGCACTGTCTTTGGAAGAGAAAAGGGTTGCTTTGTATTGTTCTGCTCAGCAACACTTGTAGTAAATTTAAACATTTGTGAAATTCCCAGACGCACTGCTATGCAGTTCTTTCTCTTCACAATAAAGTCCAGGGTACCAGCTGAACAGCAATAGTAATGAACCAAGAAGTTGTTCACTCAGTGCTTCTGGCTGCAGAAGAAGaatttgaggttttgtttttgctggtgggtttttttttcttttttttcttcagaatctTGATGTAAATAACTTTTATAAAGGGCCATATTGTCCTCCATGCAGGAAAAACCTGCACAGGAAACTGAGTTTTACCTTGCAGGTATGATCCATCATGGGAGCTTGCATTAGAACAGGCAGAGTTTGGTCCTCTACGATGGCTTTGCTGAAATCAGTGTGAATCACAGGACACACAGCTCTCTGGCGACCATCTGCTTTTCCCAATGCAGTATAGTTCTCTCAGGAGAGTTTTGCTATTCTCTGGGACCACGGGGTCTCACTCTCTGGAAATAGGGATGTCATTAAGACAAAACCAGTGTACAACCAGTATGACAAGATCATCGCTATATTAGGCTTCACAATCCCAGTGGAAATAAAGCGATGTGATGCTGTGGGGACCGGTCTCCCTCTCCACTCTCTTTTCAGGCAGAAATCCCAACAGCTTAGAGCACTTGCACAGAAGTTTCCACAGGATCAGGAGAAAGGGGAATTTGCATAGGAGACGCTGCTGTCCCTCCCTTCTACACTCCCACCCAAGCAGTATTTGACTGGGCTTCTCTCTGCACAATTCCATCTGATAAATATTAAAGGTGAACTTTTAGGTAAGTGGGGTTTGTCTCTCTACCCCAAAAAAGAAGCAGGCCACAACCCCATGGATCCTCCAAGATCTGAGCACATCTCAGCCACGGCTTCTGGAGAACTCAGTCCCCAGAGATTCTGTGCCCCAGTGCTGGCTCACGGGACCACCTCCTTGAGCTCCCTGAAAGCACAGACCCAACCACAGGCATCCCTGGGATCTCCTGTGAAGTCTAACCCCTGCACTGATTCCCAATGGGTTTAAGGGAATTGTGCACCCAGTCCCTCGCTCTGCCCGTCTTGCCAACAGCACACTGGATCCCAAGAGAGGGGTGTCTGAAGAACAGGACAGAAATCACAGATCACTGCTTGAAAGAGAATCAGTAAAACCATGTCCTCCTTAATGACACTGCCCGAGAGTGCTGCTTGTGAAGACAGCTTTTGTAATGTGGATTCATAACCACTATGTCAAATCCTCATCAAATGGCAATGATTTCGTCACTACCAACCTGGGCCAGATTAGAACTGGTTCTATGTGAAGGTAAAAGGCTCCATAATCCATCACTAACCCCCTGATCCCCGTTAGTTCCCCCCACATCCATTTATAGATACCAACTGTACTCACTTTTCAATCTTCTAAGATTTTTTTCTGATCTAGTTATCAAAAACTTCTCTTCAATACCCAATTTCCTTCCTGATTTAATTAACTACTCAGATAAGTAGAAATGATTGCAGAAAATAGACTGTCCATTTTGTTAAGGATTTGACAGACCAAAAATAGAAATCTGGCTCCCTTTGCTGGCAGAGTAGTTTAATCTATCTAAGGTATTTCTAAGGCACCTATCATGTTGTATCATTCCTTCAGCCCTTCAATTTGGTTCTCATCCACGGTCATAAGGTTTTCACATGCATCATTTGGATTGCAGCCCTTAGAGTAACACAAACGATAGGTGAGTGGCCTTTAGTCCGTGTCCTTTTGCTAAGTCACGAGAGGTAGACTCCAAGCACCCCTTCTTTGTGATCTCGACTAGGAAGTAGAAGATTTGTTCTCCTGTTCAGGattgtctgcatgaaattccCAAATAAAAAGATCCAAAGCACAAAGCTTGTCATAagttttattaatagaaaaatcagattaaaacGAATCTTGTCTTACACTGCAAAAGCTAATACAGATAGAAACCACTGTTCATAGGAACATGAGTAGCAGCTTGTATTTCTGGTTTAtatcctctccccacagcttgaGAGTTTCTTCCTCACCCCTTAAGCCGTTAGCACATCAGGGATTGGGTCTCTAGTCTCAAGTGTCTCGCatcttcctcccttccttctcaTGGTCTCTCAGTTACACCTTTCAGGTTACTTATATCTACTCACCACAGGGCCTGACTTCCCCAAATTGTTTGGTTACATTACAATGATCCTGTAGTGTTTCTGCAACTCAGCATTCTCTGGCATGTGTATGCGCACAATGGTTTTTCTTTGCATCTTATTTGCAAACCTGCATTCCTACTGTCCATTGTTTTAGCCTAAAACAACACATATGCTATTTGTCCTGGGGGTGCTAACCTAAATCGTATTGACTGTCTGCCTTGCACATGAGTTTAGAGAGGATTTATCTAATTCTTATGCTCTGTTTACACAGATTCTATTTCATATCAAATATTGATGTTACACCCTGGTATCTGAACAAACAATAGATGTCATGTGCAAGGTGACGACAGTCTTTTAGAGCACAGTAGCTGTTTGCTAGGTTATGGTAATGATAAACAATGGTGGTAAGCAGTTATTTGTTTAGTAACGGAAAACCTAGTCATGGCATCCTTTTGCAGGCTGTTGCTTCCCAGAAGAAAACTCTAAGAGCATGTAAACAATCCTACATACGTTCAGCCTACCAGAGTTTGGTGCAAGACAGTTCTACAGTGTTATTACAAAGAGTTGTTGGATACTAGTAAATATTCTGAAACTGTGCAGGAAGTAAATTTTGGGGGATATTGTCATCTTCCATCGTCACCTGATACTGAGTACCTGTGCTAAGAACTTTCTATGTATAAGAGGACTAGAGGAAACATCAACACCATTAAACAATAAAAAGTCCACTGGACATCTTTAAAGATAATCATAAAGACCTTTTATTTGTACATTATTTCTGCATAATTTCTTTCAGGAACTTGGAAATATTCCATTagatttgttaaaataaattccTGTTTTCAACCAGGAATAACTGTGACGTAACTTCCCTTCTATCCGGACTAAGCAGTTTAAAAGTACTGCAGACATGTAGATATCTGTCTTTCAGTAATGTCAGCTCAGTGGCAGTCAGCACATATTATCAAGAGTCAGGCACTAAATACTTCCCCCCATTACATTTAGAAGTCACACCATGACCTATTAAGTATGACAGCCTCCCACAGAATAAACTACAAAACTACCCATTTTAATTGAAAAGAATGGAACAGGTTATCAATAGACTGACATAGGCTCTTGAGACCTTTCAACATAATATAATTGTATAATAAGAAAAGTACTAACGGACATATGCTAGCATAGCTAGCTTTTATAATTATTGAGTTTATTCCCCCAAAGTTTAGGGATGTGTTCTGGCATTAGTGTTCTTTATTTAAGATCTAGCAGCATGGAAGCAGGGTTCTCCAAATAGGATTTCCACAAGTTAGAAAAACGGGCCATTGTAGCTCCATCAATAATTCTATGATCAGCTGACCAGCTCACATTCATTATCTGTGCTTTAAATACTTCCCCATTACCATTAAATCGGGGAAGAACCTagaaagaagagaagggaagaaaataggAAACTGATGAAAGAAACGATACAAACATGATTCTTGTCTTAACAATTGCTAGAGTAGATATAGAGCAATATTTCAATTAAGAGAATACAGATTTGCCCCCAATTGTTTATGTAGAGGGTCTCAAACAGAATTACCACCTACCACTCCTAAGCAACCCTGCTGAGTTTATCGTAATTCCTCCCTGACTCCAAATCATCCAGCTagaccagaggtccccaaactgtggggtgcgcTTCCTACAGGGGCAAGAAGGAACATTTGGGGGTGTGTGGCTGGGTCTGGGCCAGTCCCcatgtggggcagggaaggaacaccacccagccccactccgcGCTCTGCTCAGGCCCTTCCTCCAGCCTTAGCCCGTTGCCATGACACCTagccctggtcctggccccagATCTGCCCTGAGCTACAGCCcaagccttggcccccttaccctCATCCGCGTCCCTTCAGCCCCTCAGGGGAGCTGCGgttccacccccagcctcagggGGTGTGGACAGGGATACAGGAGGTATGACTCTGAAAAGTCTGGGGATCACTGTGCTAGAGAAGTTGACTGAACCTTCGGTGCTGAGGTGACACATGCCTCCCAAACCTTCCCCAGAAGCTCAAAAAGGCATTGGGGAAATATAAGAAAAGTATTATCCACTAAGAAATGTAGGGGGAGggtctgttttggttttttgctctTCTatactaacaaatgtatttatctGACTGTACAAAGTTCTTAGACAGATTCAAATCTCTGGATCACATAACAAAACTTCAATATCAGAAGCAATTTGTTTTAAGTCTTCTCCTGGTTTGAAACCCTGCAAGTATTCTTTCTGAACAAAGATGGTATTATAAAACCCCTACAAATATCAGAATataatctaattttttttcttttatacctaGAAGCCAACAAGTTAAATAAAAACATCATGAGGTGAATATAATGGGCTTCTGGTAGACAATCCCAAGCCAGAGACAAAAGATTGTTTATATTTGTTGTCTGTGCTCAGCCTTTTAAGTCTTATAAAAACAGTGTAAGATTTCATTTACAAAGTTTACATGGTGTCCTTCTTCCACATCTTGTAGAAAAAATGCTTTCAGTAAGAACAATGTACCTCAGAGTTacaacaccagagttacaaactgaccagtcaaccacgaATCTcgtttggaaccagaagtatacaatcaggcagcagtagagACGAACACTCCAcaccaaaaacaaataaaattcagtactgtgttaaatgtaaactactaaaaaaataaagggaaagcttttttttaaaaaaattgacaatataaggaaactggttctgtgcttgtttcatttaagatagttaaaaacagcatttttcttctgcatagtaaagtttcaaagctgtattaagtcaatgttcaactctaaacttttgaaagaacaaccataacgttttgttcagaggtacgaacatttcagagttatgaacaacttccatttccaaggtgttcgtaactctgaagttctactatATTGAAGGTagacaaaatgcaaagttttAATTGAACATGGCCTTACTACAGTACAAGCACCTGTGTCTTTGTAGTTGGATCAACATACATGTACCTGTATCTTTCCAAGAGCACCAATAGCTACTTCAGGAGGTAGTATCACTGGTTTGGCATAGGTACCACCAATCTAAAAAGGGAAACCAAGAAAATTAGCTCAAGAATATTCCAGGAGTGCCCATTTGCAGTAGCAGCATGTTTCTTGTATGCTGTACTGTAATATTTGTTAtagaaaacacttttttctaACAATTACATATTTATCAATGTAACAGGTAgcagttattttttaaaccaattttttcaatgtaaaaacttttttttttaactcactgtGCCAATATTGGAGAGAGTGAATGTTCCCCCAGTGAGGTCAtttgttcccaactggcctgcaGAGCCCAAGGTCAGAAGGCGATTTAATTCAGAAGCAATCTCAAACACGCTACAGACTTGAACATTTTTCACATTAGGGACAGTCAAGCCTTGTTCTGTGTCCATAGCAACTCCAATGTTGTGAGAAGCCTACAATATATTCAGTTACAATACAGTAAGTTTCACTAACCAACCATGCGTTATATGTAAGTTAATGCAAAAAATGGAAATATGAATTAGCTTTATTTTATACAAACTAAAGtgctaaaatattgttttcagtaTTTCCACTAAGGAAGTTTCTGTTCAGAATAAACCACACTCTATgcaaatttgaattttttaaagacAAGTCTCTTTGGTACTCTCCATATAATTTTGGAACTGTAAAGGCAACCTCCAAATTGTTTTTGGGGAGTTTAAATCTAGGATCCTGAGTTTGACATCCCCTTGGAAATAGGAATTCTTTATTCTGTTAACAAATCTGTGCACACATCGTAACAATATGCTGTCAGTCTCAGCAGTGAGACCATGAATTTAAAGGAAACAGAGACTGAACTGCCCTTTCATCCTCTGAAGTGATTCAGAAAGAGTAAGTCTCAGAGATGTGGGGTAAGACACAAGGGAAGCTTGCATTGCCGCCACCTGTGCTACATCATTTCTGTAAATATAGGAGTTCAGTCCTCAGGACCATCAACCCAGTATCTTTCACAAGTGCAACATAAATCCATGCAAAATGTGTATTCTGCATAGCCCAGACCACAAACTCCCTATGTTTTCTATGCTACATGTCAAGTTTCCTGCTTTCTGTCATACCAAGacaatcccattttttttttaaatagaaaggtGACTTATTTAAGACATCAGGTTTGATAGACAGAACAGTGTCACCATTGCCACAGTAAAAAAACATTTCTACCCCTACATTTTTATGGGTTATGGTTTGGAACTGCTCGGCCCCTTGTCAGAAAGAAGAGCAAGAGAGCAGGTTGCTAACATGGCTAGCAGTGGCATGTCTTTCTTAGcaggtgctatataaatagcaTCAATTGCATTAATCTAGCCCTCTTCATTCAATCCATTTTGATATTAGATAGAAGTGGTATGGATCATTTTTTATCACAGTACTTAAGAATTGCTTTGGGCTCAATTTTTTCGCCCAAAGTTAATTCATTTGTACTGAAAAAGAGCCCTGATTATTAGATGCTTGGAGGAGCATTACTTTTTTGGCACAGGAGTCTTTTCATAAAATTGCACAAACCTTGTATGTGATATTTTGACAGTTTTCATCCACAGACGCATTAAGAATAGGATAATGCAGTAATCCCAGAGAAGCTGCCTGGTAAACATAAAAAACAATATTAACACTAAGAGCTCTCTTAATACTCTTATCACCcaatggagaaaggaaggggCAGGATGAGTGTACCTCAGGCAGCTCATAATATCCAGAATGCAATCAAGAGTTTGTCTAGGTTACTCTAATTTCTATTTTGAAATACTCTGGAGATCCATACAAGTACCTAGATAGGTAAAGGGAACGGGTTACTGTAAGCAAGAAGAGTTCTCACTGTAGAACGAAAGAGAGGTTTTGTGTGTTGATGATTGTAATGATGAGAGggataaaataaaaagacaattaaAAGAGCTGGATgaaactaaatgaaaaaaatgcagaagaaaagCAAGTTTTTCCTTCCTGCCCACTATGTCCTTTGCTATCAACGGTATATGCCATTAGGAATCCTGTTCTGAAATGCACCTATGACTCACCTTTATGAAGAAAGGCATAAAGGAGAGTTTAACTCCACGAACTTGTGCTAGAGGTTTCAATTCTTCTCTCAATTGAACGAGCTGAGTTAAGTCAATCTCATCACAATAACCAAAGTGAGGAATCTTCAATGCAGCAGTCATGGTCTTTACCATTGCCTTGTGAAAGCCTGAAAAATATTCAATGGGTGCTTTTACCAATAAAAAGCTTTTAGAAACTTTAGAGTTAGCCAGTTTCTAACGTTCAGTTTTGTTTGAAAAACTATAAATCTTTCTTTCAAAAGCTGGGATAGAATCCACTTATGATCATTCTTGCTTGGGCACCAAGTCACTTTAGTACTACAACAAGAGCTACTAAAATAGCACTGGATACAACTGGACActttgagtacctttcccagacctgaagaagagtagctttgtgtaagctcaaaagcttgtctttctcaccaacagaagctggtccaataaaggacactacctcacccatcttgtctctttgtATACAATAGGAATTTTACCATGAGTGTGAAAATATTGATATGGAGACTCGTTATATACCTGAAACAGGTACCCGATAACTTCAGTAAAGAATTTATGTTGCCTCAAATGTTTGGAATTATTTCCGTATCCTAGCATCTGCCTCTAGATCATTCCTACAGGCTAACCTTGTGTGCAAGGCCCACAAATGTTAAGCTGCATCAGTCTTTTCATCCTTTATAGCCCAAATATTATGtaactgaggaaaacagaaatgtaatttgCTCTCCCAGTGCATCTTGTCTTATCTGTGTCCATCTTAGAGCTCTAGATGGCAAGACTGATTACATCACACATAAACAATCCTACTCATTGATCCTGCTAATAAATTACATAATGATTTCTATAGGAATAGTATTTGCAATACTGTTTGAAGAATTCCAGAGTACCTATTTCCAAAATTTTGCACAAAATGTTTTTAGAGGTTCATAATGAACACTTCAAAAACTAGGATTTAAAATGAGCAGGTGCAAGTAACAGCCCGATGCTACTAGCAGAGAACATAATGAAACCACACATGCCAGAGAAGAACACTGACAGCCCTGTCTGACCACCatctgaaaaattatttcaaactCCTCCTTTCTGCAAACCACACTTACCTTTCCTGATTCTCATTGTCTCCCCACACTAGTGTGATTACAAGACGAAAGCTGGCTCTCCATCAATGGGAATAGGAGAATCAATTTAAATGTTATCATTCACTGACTAATTATTTAGAAGCTATATCAACAATGAGTGCTACTTCATGATTGCATTTATGTTTTTACCTGTCACAGCCTCAGTTTTATCTTTCCCTGCAAACACGATGGGCTTGGAAATGGGTATAGGAATTTTAGTTCCTCTGTCCTTTGCAGCAGCTGGCACAGTCTCCGATTTTGGTAATGGTGGGATAATTTCAGGTTTTGGTGATGGAGGTAAAATAGCTCCCGTCTGCTTGGCCAAATAATTGAGAATATCTTCTTTAAGGATGCGGTTATCTTTCCCTGTTCCAACAACTTCACTCAGTTTAATCTGAAAAGTATATAACAAACTATAGAACTTCTGCTATATAGCACAAGTAGAGGAATTATATGTTGTAATTGGATTATAAATACGAAAATGTTACAGGTACTCGAGCAACATTCCTCAGGTTAATACCTTCTTGTGACTTAGTATCTGCTCAAACACTATCTATACTTTCTGAAAAACCCTCTGTGTCCTTAATTACATATATACATTAAGGCAGAATAATGATTATTTAAAAGGTACCTTTTTCATAGAGGAGAAATATTATGTACAAGCAGTTCACAGCTTCAACAGTGAAACACTATTCATTTGAAGCGAGCCATTTATCAACAACTTTTTTCATTGCTGTTCCCTGGCAATTCACCACCAGCTTTCAATAATATTAGACTTTTATTGCCCTCTCAGATACAGTCAGACTAATATACAAGCAATGGATATAAAACAGAGCTGGCTTCAATAGAACACAAACCTACATTGTTTTCCATGGCAAGGCGACGGACTGCAGGGGTTGCCAGTGTTTTGTGGCCTTTTATCTCTTGGTGTGTGTGTTCTTCATGAGACACAGCAGGTGTCTCAACAACATCCTCTTCTGAGGCTACAtctgaaaataatataaaaactgctttaactatactacATTGCTCAAAGTGGTTTTGATTAAAACAGAGATATGTATACAGGTTATggttatgaatatatatatatatacacacacacacacatatagacagATATAGAGATATAAACGGTAATTGTAACTCTGGTTCAACTTCAGCATCACCTCACAAAAGGATGATGAAGCACTACAGAAGGGAGGGGCTATATTCCCAACCACAGGAGACTGGTTTCAAGCACCTTGAATGGTCTTGATCTAGAGATCTTGATCTGTTttatcttgtatttagctgtaccattctgagtacctttctcagacctgaggcagggctctgtgtagcttgaaagccggtctctctcaccaacagaagttggtccaatgaaagatattatctcatccactttGTCCTCTCTCTGCGACTGATATGGCTACTACACTGCATATACCAGGCCCTTGTCCGGCCCAGGAGTAAATAACGAGGAATCATCAAAGCAAGTGGGAACagcttgaaactgaaaagaaacccCAGTCTTCAGAAACTAAGACAGGAGAGAGTTTTCTCCACTTTGAATATCTGTAATAACTGAAGAAAAAAACTGCCACCCCTTTTAAAACGGAAGGAGTTTGTACTGAAGATCATCCAGAATTTGAAGGACTGTCTTGATCCCTCCTACAGGTTGGCTGGGAAACAGTTTAAGGCAACAGGTAACTCttattagaaaagggattttatctGATATGAAAGTAAAAAGCTTGAGGTTGtctctttatgtttgttttctgtataaCTTGTATATATGTTTGCTGTTCCTTACTATTCCATCTCTGAATCTATGGTTTTTCTAttgaataaactttatttttatccCAGGTAGGTGCCCggtgtgcaaactgtgtggagtgTGTATGCCATAGTGAGCTAACTGGAAGAATGGTTTCATGGCTTCAGGGGTTATGAGCCAGAGGGGAACAGTCCAAGCACCTGGTAATTCAGAACTCAGGGAGGATTTATTTGGAGAGACTTGGGACCGGAGGGCTGTTGTTATCGTCTCTGCAAAGAATAACTACACTGGTGAAAGCCAAGGTAAGACCTTATGCCTGTGGGCAGACTGCTGAtgtcagggaattgaacccataGCTGCACAGTACAAAGGCACCCACAAGATGCAAGGTAGGCAGTGACAAAACTCCTTACTGGTCTGGATGGAACCCAAAACATCACAGGAAATCTTATAAGAAACTGTCCATTttgggactttttaaaaacaatcacaAGATCAAATCAAGcagttttgtcattttttttaaacacagtcaGGAAGAGAATTAACCTCAAGAAATTATGGATTTTCTAATCTCTAACTGACTGTACGAACAGTAAAAAAATCCCACTCTAGTGTAAAAAACTAAATGATTGTGGAGATAAAActgtgtttacacacacacagtttttttttcttttggcaatAATACTACCACTAGGGTATGTCACTTTACCTGAAgtaatttaaatgtaattaatGTTAATACA
This sequence is a window from Chelonoidis abingdonii isolate Lonesome George chromosome 7, CheloAbing_2.0, whole genome shotgun sequence. Protein-coding genes within it:
- the DBT gene encoding lipoamide acyltransferase component of branched-chain alpha-keto acid dehydrogenase complex, mitochondrial isoform X5; this encodes MENNIKLSEVVGTGKDNRILKEDILNYLAKQTGAILPPSPKPEIIPPLPKSETVPAAAKDRGTKIPIPISKPIVFAGKDKTEAVTGFHKAMVKTMTAALKIPHFGYCDEIDLTQLVQLREELKPLAQVRGVKLSFMPFFIKAASLGLLHYPILNASVDENCQNITYKASHNIGVAMDTEQGLTVPNVKNVQVCSVFEIASELNRLLTLGSAGQLGTNDLTGGTFTLSNIGTIGGTYAKPVILPPEVAIGALGKIQVLPRFNGNGEVFKAQIMNVSWSADHRIIDGATMARFSNLWKSYLENPASMLLDLK
- the DBT gene encoding lipoamide acyltransferase component of branched-chain alpha-keto acid dehydrogenase complex, mitochondrial isoform X2, with translation MAAVRALRSCSRTAGCLICVHHIRPCSSVRFIKSKYISIFDKSAFKFSHQHTSFRTSAISNGQIVQFKLSDIGEGITEVTVKEWYVKEGDSVSQFDSICEVQSDKASVTITSRYDGIIRKLYYNLDEIAYVGKPLVDIETDALKDVASEEDVVETPAVSHEEHTHQEIKGHKTLATPAVRRLAMENNIKLSEVVGTGKDNRILKEDILNYLAKQTGAILPPSPKPEIIPPLPKSETVPAAAKDRGTKIPIPISKPIVFAGKDKTEAVTGFHKAMVKTMTAALKIPHFGYCDEIDLTQLVQLREELKPLAQVRGVKLSFMPFFIKAASLGLLHYPILNASVDENCQNITYKIGGTYAKPVILPPEVAIGALGKIQVLPRFNGNGEVFKAQIMNVSWSADHRIIDGATMARFSNLWKSYLENPASMLLDLK
- the DBT gene encoding lipoamide acyltransferase component of branched-chain alpha-keto acid dehydrogenase complex, mitochondrial isoform X1, which encodes MAAVRALRSCSRTAGCLICVHHIRPCSSVRFIKSKYISIFDKSAFKFSHQHTSFRTSAISNGQIVQFKLSDIGEGITEVTVKEWYVKEGDSVSQFDSICEVQSDKASVTITSRYDGIIRKLYYNLDEIAYVGKPLVDIETDALKDVASEEDVVETPAVSHEEHTHQEIKGHKTLATPAVRRLAMENNIKLSEVVGTGKDNRILKEDILNYLAKQTGAILPPSPKPEIIPPLPKSETVPAAAKDRGTKIPIPISKPIVFAGKDKTEAVTGFHKAMVKTMTAALKIPHFGYCDEIDLTQLVQLREELKPLAQVRGVKLSFMPFFIKAASLGLLHYPILNASVDENCQNITYKASHNIGVAMDTEQGLTVPNVKNVQVCSVFEIASELNRLLTLGSAGQLGTNDLTGGTFTLSNIGTIGGTYAKPVILPPEVAIGALGKIQVLPRFNGNGEVFKAQIMNVSWSADHRIIDGATMARFSNLWKSYLENPASMLLDLK
- the DBT gene encoding lipoamide acyltransferase component of branched-chain alpha-keto acid dehydrogenase complex, mitochondrial isoform X3 gives rise to the protein MYVKEGDSVSQFDSICEVQSDKASVTITSRYDGIIRKLYYNLDEIAYVGKPLVDIETDALKDVASEEDVVETPAVSHEEHTHQEIKGHKTLATPAVRRLAMENNIKLSEVVGTGKDNRILKEDILNYLAKQTGAILPPSPKPEIIPPLPKSETVPAAAKDRGTKIPIPISKPIVFAGKDKTEAVTGFHKAMVKTMTAALKIPHFGYCDEIDLTQLVQLREELKPLAQVRGVKLSFMPFFIKAASLGLLHYPILNASVDENCQNITYKASHNIGVAMDTEQGLTVPNVKNVQVCSVFEIASELNRLLTLGSAGQLGTNDLTGGTFTLSNIGTIGGTYAKPVILPPEVAIGALGKIQVLPRFNGNGEVFKAQIMNVSWSADHRIIDGATMARFSNLWKSYLENPASMLLDLK
- the DBT gene encoding lipoamide acyltransferase component of branched-chain alpha-keto acid dehydrogenase complex, mitochondrial isoform X4 gives rise to the protein MAAVRALRSCSRTAGCLICVHHIRPCSSVRFIKSKYISIFDKSAFKFSHQHTSFRTSAISNGQIVQFKLSDIGEGITEVTVKEWYVKEGDSVSQFDSICEVQSDKASVTITSRYDGIIRKLYYNLDEIAYVGKPLVDIETDALKDVASEEDVVETPAVSHEEHTHQEIKGHKTLATPAVRRLAMENNIKLSEVVGTGKDNRILKEDILNYLAKQTGAILPPSPKPEIIPPLPKSETVPAAAKDRGTKIPIPISKPIVFAGKDKTEAVTGFHKAMVKTMTAALKIPHFGYCDEIDLTQLVQLREELKPLAQVRGVKLSFMPFFIKAASLGLLHYPILNASVDENCQNITYKASWEQMTSLGEHSLSPILAQLVVPMPNQ